A stretch of the Erpetoichthys calabaricus chromosome 3, fErpCal1.3, whole genome shotgun sequence genome encodes the following:
- the prss35 gene encoding inactive serine protease 35: MGPIPLLLLLFLTVLSPFSRIKAEEDFTWEIKKVPLVINKKTVTLSSPDFKAEAKRELNGTCGIECQSRLPLPSVSDLQDFLSYETVYENGTRTSTEVYFRNFDMQAEHEVIKDSHSRRKRHVYGMDSRFSISDKQFVTNYPFSTSVKVSTGCTGILVSPKHVLTAAHCIHDGKDYIKGAKKLRVGILKLRSKGGGKRRKGSKRGKREAKPAEIKPSFQWTRVKRTQVPKGWFKGVTDDVAVDYDYAILELKRPQKKKFMDLGISPTVKKMPGSRIHFSGFDDDRPGQLVYRFCSVSDESNDLLYQYCDAQPGSSGSGVYIRLKDPESKKWRRKIIGIFSGHQWVDVNGQQQDYNVAVRITPLKYAQICFWIHGNYAGCRDG; the protein is encoded by the coding sequence ATGGGCCCAATACCACTGTTACTTCTACTTTTCCTTACTGTTCTTAGCCCCTTTTCAAGGATTAAAGCTGAGGAGGATTTTACCTGGGAAATAAAGAAAGTACCATTGGTCATAAATAAGAAAACTGTTACCCTAAGCAGCCCAGATTTCAAAGCTGAAGCCAAGCGTGAGTTAAATGGGACCTGTGGGATCGAGTGCCAAAGCAGGCTACCTCTGCCAAGTGTCAGTGACCTTCAGGATTTCCTTTCCTACGAAACCGTCTACGAGAATGGCACTCGCACCTCCACAGAAGTGTACTTCAGGAACTTTGACATGCAGGCAGAACACGAAGTCATCAAGGACTCTCATTCACGAAGGAAGCGGCACGTTTATGGTATGGATAGCCGCTTCAGCATCTCAGACAAGCAGTTTGTGACTAACTATCCTTTTTCCACTTCTGTCAAAGTTTCTACTGGTTGTACAGGTATCCTGGTATCACCAAAACATGTTCTAACAGCGGCGCATTGTATCCATGATGGAAAGGATTACATTAAAGGAGCCAAGAAACTTAGAGTAGGGATTCTGAAACTGCGTTCCAAAGGAGGTGGCAAAAGGCGCAAAGGCTCAAAACGGGGAAAGAGGGAAGCAAAGCCTGCCGAAATCAAGCCTTCTTTCCAGTGGACAAGAGTAAAACGCACCCAGGTACCAAAGGGATGGTTTAAAGGAGTGACAGATGATGTTGCGGTGGATTACGACTACGCAATTTTGGAACTTAAGCGGCCGCAAAAGAAGAAGTTCATGGACCTTGGCATTAGCCCTACGGTGAAGAAGATGCCTGGAAGCCGGATTCACTTTTCTGGATTTGACGACGACAGGCCAGGACAATTGGTATATAGATTCTGCTCTGTCTCTGATGAATCCAATGATTTGTTGTACCAGTACTGTGATGCCCAGCCTGGATCCAGTGGCTCAGGCGTCTATATACGCCTAAAGGACCCTGAAAGCAAGAAATGGAGACGAAAGATTATTGGGATTTTCTCTGGCCACCAATGGGTAGACGTCAATGGCCAGCAGCAGGATTATAATGTCGCTGTCAGAATAACCCCTctaaaatatgcacagatctgCTTCTGGATACATGGGAACTATGCAGGTTGCCGTGATGGTTGA